One window of Sphingobacteriales bacterium genomic DNA carries:
- a CDS encoding SUMF1/EgtB/PvdO family nonheme iron enzyme: MFTRLLISSIFIVLVSIMLGCNTNGKDPADSNDQTIAPPAPDEPVVEKRIALVIANADYTGEINPLRNPLNDADSVASTLKALNFSVTKLTNLKREQMGKAIQNFTKSINQKNVVSLFYYAGHGFEKDGKNYLVPIDATDPEDVKFTGYDLSLFTDEIRGVENLINLVFLDACREELSRGIDGRGSGGGRGFGDLNATGNLFIGYATAKGDVAADATGNQGNSPFTKAFISNMRIRGSDIDAIFKQIVTQTMELSPNRQRPYSYNSTTYTFVPIPGERNIRPPTSSNKNNCDELIDEAGKLFTNAEYGEAKSKYAEAMRKCPEKTYLAEYITICERNLRNPTPSPADAPTVPVPSSEATTKPAKEESVPSPKSETKTKPAQKETVPPNGSDPFSKNMVYVEGGTFRMGCTQEQGGVCDDDEKPPHEVRLNSFYISRYEVTQAEWRSIMGANPSYNTGCDNCPVEKVSWKMIQDFLSKLNARTGQTYELPTEAEWEYAARGGGKSRGYKYSGSNNLDDVAWYDGNYKESKHGSEGTTHPIGKKDANELGLYDMSGNVWEWCADRYGSYSAGTSANPKGPATGNTRVVRGGSWGGNDWYCRVSNRYDYNPDNDYNVVIGVRVVRRL, encoded by the coding sequence ATGTTTACAAGACTACTAATTTCTTCAATATTCATTGTGTTAGTGAGTATAATGTTGGGATGCAACACCAACGGGAAAGATCCTGCGGACTCCAACGATCAAACGATAGCTCCTCCCGCACCGGATGAGCCTGTTGTTGAAAAGCGGATAGCATTGGTCATCGCTAACGCCGACTATACGGGCGAAATAAACCCCCTTCGAAACCCATTAAACGATGCGGACTCGGTAGCATCTACACTTAAAGCACTTAATTTTAGTGTTACCAAACTCACCAATCTCAAGAGAGAGCAGATGGGAAAAGCAATACAAAATTTTACCAAGAGCATAAACCAAAAGAATGTTGTTTCGTTGTTTTATTATGCAGGTCACGGTTTTGAAAAAGACGGAAAAAATTACCTAGTACCTATAGATGCCACCGACCCCGAAGACGTAAAATTTACAGGTTACGACCTTTCCCTTTTTACGGATGAAATACGTGGGGTTGAAAATTTGATCAACTTGGTTTTTTTAGATGCCTGTCGGGAAGAACTGAGCCGAGGGATTGACGGACGCGGTAGTGGCGGCGGACGTGGCTTTGGAGATCTTAATGCTACGGGCAATTTATTTATAGGATATGCGACAGCCAAAGGAGATGTTGCTGCGGATGCCACAGGCAATCAAGGAAACAGTCCTTTTACGAAAGCCTTTATCAGCAACATGCGGATTCGCGGTAGCGACATTGATGCTATATTCAAGCAGATAGTTACCCAAACTATGGAATTATCGCCCAATAGACAACGCCCTTATTCCTACAACTCTACCACCTATACCTTTGTGCCGATACCGGGTGAGCGGAACATAAGACCCCCTACATCATCAAACAAAAACAATTGCGACGAACTGATAGACGAAGCAGGGAAATTATTTACTAATGCCGAATATGGAGAAGCTAAGTCAAAATATGCGGAAGCAATGCGCAAATGTCCCGAAAAGACCTATTTGGCCGAATATATTACAATCTGCGAGCGTAATTTGAGAAATCCAACACCTTCCCCAGCCGATGCTCCAACGGTGCCTGTGCCCAGTTCCGAAGCGACTACGAAACCAGCTAAAGAAGAAAGTGTTCCATCACCCAAATCGGAAACTAAAACCAAGCCGGCCCAAAAAGAAACTGTGCCGCCCAATGGTTCCGACCCATTTTCAAAGAATATGGTCTATGTAGAAGGCGGCACTTTTAGAATGGGATGCACCCAAGAGCAAGGGGGTGTCTGTGATGATGATGAGAAACCTCCTCATGAGGTAAGGTTAAATAGTTTTTATATCAGCCGATACGAAGTAACGCAAGCCGAATGGCGGAGTATTATGGGCGCTAATCCGAGCTATAATACCGGTTGTGACAACTGCCCGGTAGAAAAAGTATCGTGGAAAATGATACAGGATTTTTTGAGCAAGCTGAATGCCCGCACGGGACAAACTTATGAGTTACCAACCGAAGCGGAATGGGAGTATGCCGCTCGCGGCGGAGGGAAAAGCCGGGGTTATAAATATTCGGGCAGCAATAATTTAGATGATGTGGCATGGTATGATGGCAACTACAAGGAAAGCAAACACGGGTCTGAAGGTACGACTCATCCAATAGGGAAAAAAGATGCGAACGAATTGGGTCTGTACGACATGAGCGGGAATGTATGGGAGTGGTGTGCCGACCGCTATGGTTCATATAGTGCCGGAACCTCTGCCAACCCCAAGGGTCCCGCTACCGGGAACACCCGAGTTGTTCGTGGCGGGTCTTGGGGTGGCAACGACTGGTACTGCCGTGTGTCCAACCGCTACGACTACAATCCTGATAATGACTACAACGTCGTTATCGGCGTTCGGGTTGTCCGGCGCTTATAG
- a CDS encoding transposase, whose translation MFKKNLTHNQSQLFGLSFYLNKDKQKRLENSSGGHFYRLVFCNIQEEDFSVLYSTKHSAPNAPINCMIAALLLMQKHSWTYAQLFEQIDFNLETRFALGLQDLEKVPFTEPTLFNFKSRLNTHFVNTGEDLIGKLFDRLTNQQLKELKLKTTIQRTDSLLLNSNIRSYSRIELLVELLLRFYSILTAEEQERYTADLSDYIGKKANEYIRHIKPGDQNTHLQKLGQVYHLLYTQLQDIYREHEAFQVFSRVYAEHFTLPETDEKTSVPAPKPNEALNSKCLQSPDDTEATYRKKKGKQYQGYVAMVTETCHPDNDLQLITDVHTATNNTDDTQLLHERLDSIKEKTPDLEQLHHDGGFGSEDNDIKLNELGITPIQTAIKGCCASSPSLLPSNPIPTRIGYNVPIHNTPK comes from the coding sequence ATGTTCAAGAAGAATTTAACCCATAATCAATCTCAACTTTTTGGTTTGTCGTTTTACTTAAATAAAGATAAGCAAAAACGGCTTGAAAATAGTAGTGGCGGTCATTTTTATCGGCTTGTTTTTTGCAATATACAAGAGGAAGACTTTTCGGTACTGTATTCGACCAAACATAGTGCGCCCAATGCTCCTATCAATTGCATGATAGCGGCATTATTGTTGATGCAAAAGCATAGCTGGACGTATGCCCAACTCTTTGAACAGATAGACTTTAATTTGGAAACCCGTTTTGCTTTAGGTCTTCAGGATTTAGAGAAGGTTCCTTTCACCGAACCTACGCTGTTCAACTTCAAAAGTCGCCTCAACACTCACTTTGTTAACACAGGAGAAGATCTGATTGGCAAATTGTTCGACCGCTTAACAAACCAACAACTCAAAGAACTGAAACTAAAGACAACGATACAGCGTACGGATAGCCTTCTACTTAACAGCAATATACGCAGTTATAGTCGCATAGAACTCCTTGTGGAATTGCTTTTGCGCTTTTACAGCATTCTCACTGCCGAAGAACAGGAGCGTTATACTGCTGACTTGTCGGACTATATCGGGAAAAAAGCAAACGAATATATCCGCCATATCAAACCGGGAGACCAAAACACTCACCTCCAAAAGTTAGGGCAAGTCTATCACTTGCTATACACACAATTGCAGGATATTTATCGGGAACACGAAGCCTTTCAGGTATTTTCCCGCGTGTATGCCGAACACTTTACCCTGCCTGAAACGGATGAAAAAACAAGTGTACCTGCGCCTAAGCCCAATGAAGCGCTGAACAGCAAGTGCCTTCAATCGCCCGATGATACAGAAGCCACCTATCGGAAAAAAAAGGGCAAACAATATCAAGGCTATGTGGCGATGGTGACCGAAACCTGCCATCCTGATAATGACCTGCAGTTGATTACCGATGTACACACCGCTACGAATAATACCGATGATACACAACTGCTTCACGAACGGTTGGACAGCATCAAGGAAAAAACACCCGACCTGGAACAATTGCACCACGATGGCGGCTTTGGCAGCGAAGACAACGATATTAAGCTCAATGAATTGGGTATCACGCCTATTCAAACCGCCATTAAAGGCTGTTGTGCGTCATCCCCATCACTATTACCCTCCAATCCGATACCAACACGTATAGGGTACAATGTGCCAATTCACAACACCCCCAAGTGA
- a CDS encoding helix-turn-helix domain-containing protein — translation MSKALYIPVKESFEEIRKLLRQSPAMIRLRLLMLIEMKKVGEKGITKQQLMERVGVWGQSINTWRKNYRTGGIEALLHNGRKGKTGRHSVFTQEEQDRIEEKLKDPNNGLAGYIELQQWVEQEFKKEVKYNTLLKYAGRKFGSKVKAARKSHVKKDAEAVVFFKKL, via the coding sequence ATGTCAAAGGCACTATATATACCTGTAAAAGAGAGTTTTGAGGAAATAAGGAAACTACTTCGTCAGTCACCTGCGATGATTCGTTTACGGCTGTTGATGTTGATAGAGATGAAGAAGGTCGGAGAAAAAGGTATTACGAAGCAGCAGTTAATGGAACGAGTAGGGGTATGGGGTCAAAGTATTAACACATGGCGTAAAAATTATAGAACAGGGGGAATAGAAGCCTTGCTTCACAATGGCAGAAAAGGAAAAACAGGCAGACACTCGGTGTTTACGCAAGAAGAACAAGATAGAATAGAAGAGAAGTTAAAGGATCCCAATAATGGTTTGGCGGGGTATATAGAGTTGCAGCAATGGGTAGAGCAGGAATTTAAAAAGGAAGTTAAGTATAACACGCTACTAAAATATGCGGGCAGGAAATTTGGCAGCAAAGTGAAGGCAGCACGCAAAAGTCATGTGAAAAAGGATGCGGAGGCTGTAGTTTTTTTTAAAAAACTTTAG
- a CDS encoding IS630 family transposase, with product MSVPPCYDSINLYFQDESRFGLHTRHGRGLTAKGIQPVCNFQQVFQYTYLFGAFSPVTGDQFQLEMPCCSANTFQVFLHEFSLQTPAEYKIIVLDNGAFHKAKKLKIPENIFLVFLPPYSPELNPAEKIWHHIKRKFTNKHFTSLELISNFFTETINNITPDMVKSICSYQYICLNTFWAV from the coding sequence TTGTCTGTTCCGCCATGCTATGACAGCATAAATTTATACTTTCAGGACGAGAGCCGCTTTGGTCTGCATACCAGGCACGGGAGGGGATTGACCGCCAAAGGCATACAGCCGGTTTGCAATTTCCAGCAGGTGTTTCAATACACTTATCTTTTCGGAGCATTTTCTCCCGTAACCGGGGATCAGTTTCAGTTGGAAATGCCTTGTTGCAGTGCAAATACCTTTCAGGTGTTTCTCCATGAATTTTCCCTTCAAACTCCTGCTGAATACAAAATCATTGTTTTAGACAACGGGGCTTTCCACAAGGCAAAAAAGCTCAAAATACCCGAAAATATTTTTCTTGTCTTTCTGCCTCCTTACAGTCCCGAACTCAATCCAGCTGAAAAAATATGGCACCACATCAAAAGAAAGTTCACCAACAAACACTTCACAAGCCTTGAACTAATCAGCAACTTCTTTACTGAAACAATAAATAACATTACACCGGATATGGTAAAATCTATCTGTAGTTACCAATATATCTGCTTAAATACCTTTTGGGCTGTTTAA
- a CDS encoding DUF4384 domain-containing protein, with product MNRKLLALGFFGCLAILLYLTYINEGFLNPKKEDKQPTPIDSSRNIIPPQPDNRATLAGEITLISSDRTNLSISNGLVRNIYVDDYKPTRKDEKNIPKPKPVPKPNPSPKPAPANPFEPDSSDKTMYFEYEIDKSLKSGDQFRTLFKNGQPCYVYAFSIDLTQKTVVCYPYGNNNANFDKNGSQAIPADTTQFFTLDKTKGTDYFCWLYATKELDINAIAKAMETQKGTVFQRLYKILQNDIVPVTDIEYAANRIGFKTKKTNKAIVPIVIQINHE from the coding sequence ATGAACAGAAAACTATTAGCTCTCGGTTTTTTTGGCTGTCTTGCCATTCTTTTATACCTTACTTATATTAATGAAGGGTTTCTTAATCCTAAAAAAGAAGATAAGCAACCTACCCCAATTGATAGCTCACGTAATATTATACCGCCACAGCCGGATAACAGAGCTACACTTGCCGGAGAAATTACGCTTATTTCTTCTGATCGCACTAATTTGTCTATTTCCAACGGGTTGGTTAGAAACATATATGTAGATGACTATAAACCTACACGCAAAGACGAAAAGAATATCCCAAAACCTAAACCCGTTCCCAAACCTAATCCGTCCCCTAAACCGGCTCCTGCTAATCCTTTTGAACCCGATTCAAGCGACAAAACCATGTATTTCGAATATGAAATTGACAAGTCCCTGAAAAGCGGCGATCAGTTTAGAACTTTGTTTAAAAACGGGCAGCCTTGTTATGTTTACGCCTTTTCTATTGATCTTACCCAAAAAACAGTTGTCTGTTATCCTTACGGCAATAACAACGCGAATTTTGACAAAAACGGCTCTCAAGCCATTCCTGCCGATACTACCCAATTCTTTACCCTGGACAAAACCAAAGGTACCGACTATTTCTGTTGGCTTTATGCAACCAAAGAACTTGATATTAATGCCATTGCAAAAGCAATGGAAACTCAAAAAGGAACGGTTTTTCAACGCCTTTATAAAATACTCCAAAACGATATAGTCCCTGTTACCGATATTGAATATGCCGCTAACCGAATCGGCTTTAAAACCAAAAAAACAAACAAAGCTATTGTTCCTATTGTCATCCAAATCAACCACGAGTAG
- a CDS encoding transposase: MIATKPSKNYKAEFDLHICNDCPFRDTCPTKTNRKYEKGVAIYKFKPEDYLRQQRHKNIQTIPKAHRKLRPNVEATMAQMRRGENRNGKLYGNDILNSPKGI, encoded by the coding sequence GTGATCGCCACTAAACCTTCAAAAAACTATAAAGCTGAATTTGACCTCCATATCTGTAACGATTGCCCCTTCAGAGACACTTGCCCCACCAAGACAAATCGAAAATATGAAAAAGGAGTGGCTATTTACAAGTTTAAACCCGAAGATTACCTGCGACAGCAACGACATAAAAATATACAAACAATACCCAAAGCGCATCGAAAACTCCGCCCTAATGTGGAAGCCACCATGGCGCAAATGAGAAGGGGGGAAAACCGAAACGGAAAATTATACGGAAATGACATTTTAAACAGCCCAAAAGGTATTTAA
- a CDS encoding DUF4384 domain-containing protein produces the protein MPYKFVHPFLIYCLIALLFGCQNPTTNNPNNIGELNKDQFATGFIFDEESEKQIPVEADLIRSIYKNNSPAESVKQWAPVPQNQNPYGTCVSFSTAFAARTILYARDSRLNDQASITRIAFSPYFVHGLINETDCNGADIYPALNVLKDIGVTQFKDYPNCIRSYSKETYNKAAPYRINDFVRLYDRYGEDLFVNKIDKVKNAIQNHFPVVIGMAVPLSFQLTPSDLWQPLPNEFPPFSFSSGTNLHAMCIVSYDDNKYGGAFEIMNSWGTQWANKGFVWVKYSDFDKWSFAAYKLITNIKPPQPTPTPKPQELKLAGSFNILLSDNQGNMPTTLNSSDQYPIYQTSKAYSSGTQFKLQINNQQPAYVYAFSIDQSNHSVVCFPYNSNISPILNNLINTVEIPYAQKYFTLDNQTGTDYFCLLYSNKSLNIEDIARQVANNPSGSLPQRLNAVLGNDLFKPANINYQTDRIAFRAASPDNKSVVPLIIAVKHQ, from the coding sequence ATGCCATACAAATTTGTACATCCTTTTTTGATTTATTGTTTGATTGCCTTGTTATTTGGATGTCAAAATCCGACGACAAACAATCCAAATAATATCGGGGAACTAAACAAGGATCAATTTGCAACCGGATTTATCTTTGACGAAGAATCTGAAAAGCAAATACCCGTAGAAGCTGATTTAATCCGCAGCATCTATAAGAATAACTCCCCTGCCGAATCGGTCAAACAATGGGCACCCGTGCCCCAAAACCAAAACCCATACGGTACTTGTGTTTCTTTTAGTACAGCTTTTGCTGCCCGTACCATCTTATATGCCAGAGACAGCAGGCTGAACGACCAAGCTTCTATTACCCGTATCGCCTTCTCTCCATATTTTGTGCACGGCTTAATCAATGAAACAGATTGCAACGGAGCTGATATTTACCCTGCGCTAAATGTTTTGAAAGATATTGGAGTAACTCAATTTAAAGACTACCCTAATTGTATCAGAAGCTACTCAAAAGAAACCTATAATAAAGCGGCACCCTATCGAATCAATGATTTTGTACGGCTTTATGACCGATATGGGGAGGATCTATTTGTCAATAAAATAGATAAAGTAAAAAACGCTATTCAAAACCACTTTCCTGTTGTCATCGGCATGGCAGTGCCTCTTTCTTTTCAGCTTACTCCTTCTGATTTGTGGCAACCTTTGCCCAACGAATTTCCACCTTTTAGTTTTTCATCAGGAACCAACCTGCACGCCATGTGTATTGTGAGCTATGACGACAACAAATATGGAGGGGCTTTTGAAATTATGAACAGTTGGGGAACCCAATGGGCTAACAAAGGCTTTGTTTGGGTAAAATATTCTGATTTTGACAAATGGAGCTTTGCCGCCTACAAACTCATTACCAATATCAAACCACCTCAGCCCACACCGACCCCCAAACCCCAAGAACTTAAATTGGCAGGCAGTTTTAATATCCTGCTATCCGACAACCAAGGCAATATGCCCACTACACTTAATAGTAGCGACCAATATCCCATCTACCAAACATCAAAAGCTTATAGCAGCGGAACCCAATTTAAACTCCAAATCAATAACCAACAACCCGCCTATGTGTATGCCTTCTCCATAGACCAATCCAACCATAGTGTGGTCTGTTTTCCCTATAACAGCAATATCAGCCCTATCCTCAATAACCTAATTAATACAGTTGAAATACCTTACGCACAAAAGTACTTTACCCTCGATAACCAAACAGGTACCGACTATTTTTGCCTGCTCTATTCCAACAAATCGCTCAATATTGAAGATATTGCCCGGCAAGTGGCAAACAACCCATCCGGCAGCTTACCCCAACGCTTAAATGCCGTTTTGGGCAACGACCTCTTTAAACCTGCTAATATCAATTACCAAACAGACCGAATCGCTTTTCGTGCCGCTTCTCCCGACAACAAATCGGTTGTGCCTCTTATTATTGCCGTAAAGCATCAATAG